The following coding sequences are from one Gossypium hirsutum isolate 1008001.06 chromosome A12, Gossypium_hirsutum_v2.1, whole genome shotgun sequence window:
- the LOC107931206 gene encoding protein-S-isoprenylcysteine O-methyltransferase B isoform X1 → MLFINHLWEYVVTPLSVLQMPSSISFAEILSYTACRQLSQMFLAVVFFHSSEYILAVAIHGRSNVTLKSLLISKNYLLAMIFSLLEYIVEIVLFPGLKEHWWISDTGLALVVIGEFTRKLAIITAGRAFTHLIKVYHEEHHLLITHGIYRFVRHPGYSGFFIWSVGTQIMLCNPISTVGFAIVAWKFFAERIPYEEYFLKRFFGSEYEEYARRVASGMPFVK, encoded by the exons ATGCTATTCATAAATCATCTCTGGGAATATGTTGTGACTCCACTTTCGGTGCTGCAAATGCCTAGCTCTATATCTTTTGCAG AAATTTTAAGTTATACGGCTTGCAGACAGTTATCTCAGATGTTCTTGGCCGTTGTCTTCTTTCATAGTTCAGAATACATCCTGGCAGTTGCCATTCATGGGAGATCAAATGTGACTCTCAAGTCACTTCTAATCAGCAAAAATTATCTCCTTGCAATGATCTTTTCCTTGCTGGAGTACATCGTTGAAATTGTTCTATTTCCCGGGTTGAAAGAACACTGGTGGATAAGTGACACAGGTCTTGCATTGGTGGTAATAGGGGAGTTTACACGAAAATTGGCTATAATAACTGCTGGTCGAGCCTTCACGCATCTTATCAAGGTTTATCACGAAGAGCATCATCTGTTAATTACTCACGGCATCTATAGATTCGTCCGTCATCCTGGGTACTCTGGTTTCTTCATTTGGTCAGTTGGCACTCAAATAATGCTTTGTAATCCCATATCCACTGTTGGTTTTGCAATTGTTGCTTGGAAATTCTTTGCTGAAAGAATACCTTATGAAGAGTATTTCTTAAAGCGATTCTTTGGGTCGGAGTATGAGGAGTATGCACGTCGAGTAGCTTCAGGGATGCCATTTGTAAAATGA
- the LOC107931206 gene encoding protein-S-isoprenylcysteine O-methyltransferase B isoform X2, producing MTEILSYTACRQLSQMFLAVVFFHSSEYILAVAIHGRSNVTLKSLLISKNYLLAMIFSLLEYIVEIVLFPGLKEHWWISDTGLALVVIGEFTRKLAIITAGRAFTHLIKVYHEEHHLLITHGIYRFVRHPGYSGFFIWSVGTQIMLCNPISTVGFAIVAWKFFAERIPYEEYFLKRFFGSEYEEYARRVASGMPFVK from the coding sequence ATGACAGAAATTTTAAGTTATACGGCTTGCAGACAGTTATCTCAGATGTTCTTGGCCGTTGTCTTCTTTCATAGTTCAGAATACATCCTGGCAGTTGCCATTCATGGGAGATCAAATGTGACTCTCAAGTCACTTCTAATCAGCAAAAATTATCTCCTTGCAATGATCTTTTCCTTGCTGGAGTACATCGTTGAAATTGTTCTATTTCCCGGGTTGAAAGAACACTGGTGGATAAGTGACACAGGTCTTGCATTGGTGGTAATAGGGGAGTTTACACGAAAATTGGCTATAATAACTGCTGGTCGAGCCTTCACGCATCTTATCAAGGTTTATCACGAAGAGCATCATCTGTTAATTACTCACGGCATCTATAGATTCGTCCGTCATCCTGGGTACTCTGGTTTCTTCATTTGGTCAGTTGGCACTCAAATAATGCTTTGTAATCCCATATCCACTGTTGGTTTTGCAATTGTTGCTTGGAAATTCTTTGCTGAAAGAATACCTTATGAAGAGTATTTCTTAAAGCGATTCTTTGGGTCGGAGTATGAGGAGTATGCACGTCGAGTAGCTTCAGGGATGCCATTTGTAAAATGA